The Aureitalea marina genome includes a window with the following:
- a CDS encoding NUDIX hydrolase codes for MDFHHFFTHGQEEYLQNLSIDLVVFGYEDDQLKCLLLKFGDKWVLPGGYIPRDSSVTDAASLILRARTGLSDPHLEFLSVFGNPDRKFAEQFELFAQKLGIPWQSDYWVNDRFVTLAYYSLVDINTAFPVAGEMDEEVRWFSFDQLPSMWIDHQEIASQARHRIKEVLKYKPLSYKLLPPTFTMPQLHKLQEMIQEEKIDRSRFQKKMLATDLFERLPVVKKESPGRSPYQYQLK; via the coding sequence ATGGATTTTCACCACTTTTTCACCCATGGCCAAGAAGAGTATCTTCAAAACCTCAGCATAGACCTGGTCGTTTTTGGTTACGAGGATGATCAACTCAAATGCCTACTCCTGAAATTTGGTGATAAATGGGTACTGCCTGGTGGTTACATCCCAAGAGATAGCTCAGTTACCGATGCTGCCTCCCTTATTCTTCGAGCCCGAACCGGACTAAGTGATCCTCACCTTGAATTCCTTTCTGTCTTTGGAAATCCGGATCGCAAATTTGCTGAGCAATTCGAACTCTTTGCCCAAAAACTTGGCATTCCATGGCAGTCGGACTACTGGGTAAACGATCGCTTTGTAACCCTGGCCTATTATTCGCTGGTCGATATTAATACAGCCTTCCCCGTTGCCGGAGAAATGGACGAGGAAGTCCGCTGGTTTTCATTCGACCAATTACCTTCTATGTGGATCGACCACCAAGAGATCGCATCCCAAGCCAGACACAGGATCAAGGAGGTTCTCAAATACAAACCTCTTTCCTATAAGCTCCTGCCGCCAACATTTACCATGCCCCAGCTACATAAATTGCAAGAGATGATACAAGAAGAAAAAATAGATCGCAGTCGGTTCCAGAAGAAGATGTTGGCAACAGACCTTTTTGAAAGACTTCCGGTCGTCAAAAAAGAATCCCCAGGTAGAAGTCCCTACCAATATCAGCTCAAATAA
- a CDS encoding glycoside hydrolase family 3 N-terminal domain-containing protein, translated as MKKTVKKSLNALGLILLLIITAGLFTGWYFNRTFLDFEGDYAEQLDFETLKISGYSFLDRNGNGELDPYEDNRLSVEKRVANLLELMSVEEKIHLLKGSGIASAMGRTEPGTGIPGAVGTIVPTPRLGLPTIYLSDGPAGLRIQPTREGEDRTYYCTAFPIATLLASTWNEDLAMDVGSAMGNEAKEYGIDVILGPGANIQRHPRNGRNFEYYSEDPLLSGYMGAAIVNGIQSHGVGTSVKHYVANNQETERSLNDVRVSERAMREIYLKGFEHIVHRSQPWTIMSSYNKVNGTYVSESPYLLTDVLRGDWGFEGLVMTDWYGGRNAVDQIMAGNDLLEPGTRKQWNALTEGYEDGKLSMEAIDTSVGRILKLILASHKMKQTPFSNDPNLEAHAAITRQSATEGMVLLKNEQTLPLAQGLNVALLATTSYDFIAGGTGSGDVNEAYTVSLEEGLTGAGFTINETAKKIFDQHKTDNAEFFVKPEGMDALFNPYLPPQLSYSDDQMSQIASSADVGVLTIGRNAGEGGDRVMDADFLLTDQELTMITQAKSAFHDQGKKLVIVLNIGGVIETASWKDHPDAILLAWQGGQEGGNSVADILSGQVNPSGKLPVTFPIAIDDHASDSNFPVGGGHLVMTDLIKGMMFPPQERPDDEKQANMDYTVYEEGIYVGYRHFDKRGIVVSYPFGYGLSYSEFDYSDLMVDQNEETATIRLMVTNIGQVAGKEVVQLYSSLPLTKIDRPERELRSFSKTKILQPGESQEISLQFPISELRYWDEDQEGWKLEDGAYSLEVGASSREIKLQQQLIPRATKNEEDGIGGIGSIRSSVMQR; from the coding sequence ATGAAGAAGACAGTCAAGAAATCGCTCAATGCACTTGGACTAATACTCCTTTTAATCATCACGGCTGGCCTGTTCACCGGCTGGTATTTTAATCGAACCTTTTTAGATTTTGAAGGGGACTATGCAGAGCAACTGGATTTCGAGACACTGAAAATATCGGGCTATAGTTTTCTGGATCGCAATGGAAACGGTGAACTCGACCCCTATGAGGACAACCGCTTATCTGTAGAAAAGAGGGTAGCCAATTTACTCGAGCTCATGTCCGTGGAAGAGAAGATCCACCTGCTTAAAGGATCGGGTATCGCTTCGGCTATGGGCCGAACAGAACCGGGGACCGGAATACCGGGTGCCGTAGGTACCATTGTGCCTACCCCACGATTAGGATTACCTACCATATATCTCTCCGATGGCCCGGCCGGTCTGCGTATACAACCGACCAGGGAAGGAGAAGACAGAACCTATTATTGTACAGCCTTCCCAATTGCGACTTTGCTGGCGTCTACCTGGAACGAGGACCTGGCCATGGATGTGGGGAGCGCCATGGGGAACGAAGCCAAGGAATATGGTATTGATGTTATACTGGGTCCGGGGGCCAACATCCAGCGACACCCTCGTAACGGTCGGAATTTTGAATACTATTCAGAAGATCCTTTACTGAGCGGTTACATGGGTGCAGCAATCGTCAATGGAATACAATCTCATGGTGTGGGTACCTCTGTCAAACACTATGTTGCCAATAATCAGGAGACTGAACGCAGTCTAAACGATGTACGAGTTTCTGAAAGAGCCATGCGGGAGATCTATCTCAAGGGATTTGAACATATCGTTCACCGCTCCCAACCCTGGACCATTATGAGCTCTTACAATAAGGTCAATGGGACCTATGTATCGGAAAGTCCTTATTTATTGACAGATGTATTGCGAGGTGATTGGGGATTTGAAGGTTTGGTGATGACAGATTGGTATGGTGGTCGAAATGCTGTAGACCAGATCATGGCCGGAAACGACCTGCTTGAGCCCGGTACGCGTAAACAATGGAATGCTTTGACAGAGGGTTACGAGGACGGTAAGCTGAGCATGGAGGCTATTGACACCTCGGTTGGACGTATACTCAAATTGATCCTGGCTAGTCATAAGATGAAGCAAACTCCCTTCAGTAATGATCCAAATTTGGAGGCACATGCGGCAATTACGAGACAGTCCGCTACCGAGGGTATGGTCCTGCTTAAAAATGAACAAACATTGCCTCTTGCCCAGGGCCTGAATGTTGCCTTACTGGCTACAACCTCATACGACTTCATCGCCGGAGGAACGGGATCCGGAGACGTCAATGAGGCCTATACAGTATCTCTGGAAGAAGGACTAACCGGAGCCGGATTTACCATCAATGAAACGGCGAAAAAGATATTTGACCAACACAAGACGGACAATGCTGAGTTCTTTGTCAAACCAGAAGGAATGGACGCGTTATTCAATCCATACCTACCTCCTCAATTGAGCTATTCAGATGATCAAATGTCTCAGATAGCCTCCTCTGCCGATGTAGGTGTACTTACCATTGGTCGCAATGCTGGAGAGGGTGGTGATAGAGTAATGGATGCAGATTTCTTACTGACCGATCAGGAGTTAACCATGATCACTCAGGCTAAATCGGCTTTTCATGATCAGGGCAAGAAACTAGTGATCGTTCTCAACATTGGTGGTGTGATCGAGACAGCGTCCTGGAAGGATCACCCCGATGCTATTCTTCTTGCTTGGCAAGGGGGACAGGAAGGTGGAAACTCTGTTGCGGATATTCTCAGCGGCCAGGTTAACCCCTCGGGAAAATTACCCGTTACTTTTCCAATAGCTATAGACGACCATGCTTCTGATTCGAATTTTCCAGTTGGCGGTGGTCACCTGGTGATGACCGATCTCATAAAAGGTATGATGTTCCCTCCACAAGAGAGACCAGATGACGAAAAGCAAGCCAATATGGACTATACCGTTTATGAAGAGGGTATCTATGTTGGCTACCGGCACTTTGACAAGAGGGGTATAGTAGTTTCTTATCCATTTGGATACGGATTGTCCTATTCGGAATTTGATTATTCTGACCTCATGGTTGATCAGAACGAAGAGACAGCCACTATTCGGTTGATGGTAACGAATATTGGTCAAGTAGCCGGCAAGGAAGTGGTTCAACTCTATTCTTCACTTCCCTTAACTAAGATAGACAGGCCGGAACGTGAATTACGATCATTTAGCAAAACCAAGATCCTTCAGCCGGGTGAAAGCCAAGAGATCAGTTTGCAGTTTCCAATTTCGGAGCTTCGCTATTGGGATGAGGATCAAGAAGGATGGAAGTTAGAAGATGGAGCCTACAGCCTGGAGGTGGGAGCTTCTTCTCGTGAGATTAAACTACAACAGCAGTTAATTCCTAGGGCAACTAAAAACGAGGAAGATGGAATCGGTGGGATCGGATCTATCCGCTCTTCTGTCATGCAACGTTGA